Proteins from a single region of Mucilaginibacter daejeonensis:
- the traM gene encoding conjugative transposon protein TraM, translating into MEATLKQGRLPAHAPEFLKERKFLMMIPVLIFPFLTMAFWALGGGRNSNHLTGEQTAVKGLNTTLPQAQFKNSSDQDKMGIYQTTLKDSGSFATGGVSQSFDSSMGFTDQQAIQSKAQSTFSLSGDLTSSDANEAKIQAKLAQINKQINQPSSQVQTGGYEPQLNSGTEVKRLQMMMASMNSGSGEDPEMKQLSRMLQQINDIQNPDNSNNVLRTRSLKNRNHVYAVTAANDDGDDDGDGSTVSYASNRSADRPGTEGNTIQAVIHEDQTLVSGAVVKLRLVDGIYVKGKMIPKGSFVYGTCALNNERLEIKIASIRYLNNILPVALTVYDLDGLEGLYVPGSISRDAAKNGMGNAVSSMQLMTMDQSLGAQAAGAGIEAAKGLFGKKVKQIKIKVKAGYEVLLKDNNDRDN; encoded by the coding sequence ATGGAAGCAACACTCAAACAAGGCAGACTGCCTGCACACGCTCCCGAATTTTTGAAAGAGCGTAAATTCTTAATGATGATACCGGTACTGATCTTTCCTTTTCTAACGATGGCCTTTTGGGCGTTGGGTGGCGGACGGAACAGTAACCATTTAACTGGCGAACAGACGGCGGTGAAAGGGCTGAACACCACTTTACCGCAAGCTCAATTTAAAAATAGCAGCGATCAGGACAAAATGGGAATTTATCAAACCACGCTTAAGGATTCGGGTAGTTTTGCTACAGGCGGTGTCAGTCAAAGTTTTGATAGCTCGATGGGGTTTACAGATCAACAAGCAATTCAAAGCAAGGCACAAAGTACATTTTCTTTATCGGGTGATCTGACATCGAGCGATGCCAATGAAGCCAAGATTCAGGCAAAGCTGGCGCAAATCAACAAACAGATTAATCAGCCTTCCTCACAGGTACAAACGGGCGGTTATGAGCCGCAGCTAAATTCCGGTACGGAGGTTAAGCGACTGCAAATGATGATGGCTTCCATGAATAGCGGCAGTGGTGAAGACCCGGAAATGAAGCAGCTTAGTCGCATGCTTCAGCAGATCAATGATATTCAAAATCCTGACAACTCCAATAACGTCCTTCGCACCCGCTCACTGAAAAATCGTAACCATGTCTATGCAGTAACTGCGGCAAATGACGACGGTGATGACGACGGCGATGGTTCAACCGTAAGTTATGCCAGTAACCGGTCAGCTGACCGGCCGGGTACGGAAGGCAACACGATTCAGGCAGTTATTCACGAAGATCAAACGTTGGTCAGCGGTGCGGTGGTTAAACTGCGGCTGGTGGACGGAATTTATGTTAAAGGCAAAATGATTCCTAAAGGCAGCTTCGTTTACGGCACGTGTGCCCTGAACAACGAACGCTTGGAAATCAAGATTGCCAGTATACGCTACCTGAATAACATCTTGCCAGTCGCACTGACTGTGTATGACCTGGATGGTCTGGAAGGTTTATATGTGCCTGGGTCCATCAGCCGCGACGCTGCTAAGAACGGAATGGGTAACGCCGTTAGCTCCATGCAACTGATGACCATGGATCAGTCGTTAGGCGCACAAGCAGCCGGGGCCGGTATCGAAGCCGCTAAAGGGCTGTTCGGCAAAAAGGTTAAACAGATTAAGATCAAAGTCAAAGCCGGGTATGAAGTTCTGCTTAAGGACAACAATGACCGCGATAATTAA
- a CDS encoding IS4 family transposase, with protein MNANLEVISDLKTFITLSATERDLKELFTVSKNDFSRNRKLGFERLVLMLINFFRKSYSIEIADFYRLINSEETKVTKSAFCQQRMKIKDLFFGCLNEILVESFYRHYAAQVKRWNGFRLIAIDGSIACLINTDDVTAHFGTQGNHIKEMAMGQVLSAFDILNGITIRADMFPIKVAEQKLAQHWVSFYSSDMLLIYDRGYPGFANFFLHQNREEPQPFLMRCPLGFCKEVKAFVDSVENDTLALFKANKYSSEELYKHGFIVPVGSAINVRLIKVILDDGTIEVLATNLLNKTDYPYDVFKELYFARWGIETKYDTIKNQLQLEAFSGQKVATIMQDFYITFFLSNLQEIIAKPCESLLIRINENRKHNYKINRNIAFGIMKNRIVDVFMIYNPEKILKRLEALFMQHIEPVRPNRKYAHQRITVKARSKYQALTNYKRAI; from the coding sequence ATGAATGCAAACTTAGAAGTCATTTCAGATTTAAAGACCTTTATTACGTTGTCGGCTACAGAGCGAGATTTAAAAGAACTCTTTACCGTATCGAAAAACGACTTTTCACGAAACCGCAAACTCGGTTTTGAACGTTTGGTATTAATGCTGATCAATTTTTTCCGAAAAAGTTACAGCATTGAGATTGCCGACTTTTATCGGTTGATAAATAGTGAGGAAACCAAAGTGACCAAATCAGCTTTTTGCCAGCAACGAATGAAGATCAAAGACCTGTTTTTTGGTTGCTTAAACGAGATACTGGTAGAAAGTTTTTATAGGCATTACGCCGCACAGGTTAAGCGCTGGAATGGCTTCAGGCTAATCGCGATAGACGGCTCTATAGCCTGTTTAATCAATACAGATGATGTAACCGCACATTTTGGCACACAGGGAAACCATATTAAAGAAATGGCTATGGGGCAGGTGTTATCTGCTTTTGACATTCTTAACGGTATCACGATCCGGGCGGACATGTTTCCGATTAAGGTGGCTGAACAAAAACTGGCTCAACATTGGGTATCGTTTTATTCATCTGACATGTTGTTGATTTATGATCGTGGTTATCCTGGCTTCGCCAATTTCTTTCTTCATCAGAACAGGGAGGAACCACAGCCATTTTTGATGCGGTGCCCTTTAGGGTTCTGTAAAGAAGTAAAAGCATTTGTTGATAGCGTGGAAAATGATACCCTCGCCTTATTCAAGGCCAATAAATATTCCTCGGAAGAACTGTATAAACATGGATTTATCGTCCCTGTAGGATCAGCTATTAATGTGCGATTGATTAAAGTTATACTGGATGATGGCACCATAGAGGTTTTAGCCACAAACTTGTTAAACAAAACAGATTACCCTTACGATGTATTTAAGGAATTATATTTTGCACGCTGGGGAATAGAAACTAAATACGACACGATTAAAAACCAGTTGCAACTGGAAGCTTTTAGCGGGCAAAAGGTTGCTACCATTATGCAGGATTTCTATATTACATTCTTTCTGTCTAACCTACAGGAAATCATAGCCAAGCCATGCGAAAGTCTCCTAATTAGAATCAATGAGAATAGAAAGCATAATTATAAAATCAATCGTAATATCGCTTTTGGAATAATGAAAAACAGGATTGTAGATGTGTTTATGATCTACAATCCTGAAAAAATACTAAAAAGATTAGAAGCATTATTTATGCAGCATATTGAACCTGTTAGACCCAACCGAAAATATGCTCATCAACGAATAACGGTTAAAGCAAGAAGCAAATATCAGGCATTAACTAATTACAAAAGAGCAATTTAA
- a CDS encoding sigma factor-like helix-turn-helix DNA-binding protein, which translates to MRAKLINLNFRLYKIGDEAGFAYLYNTYYKIYFWQSMRMVKNNVVADSITQEAFLKLWLMRDNISDLNSVTSFLSDQTKSNSRSYYKKSSTQFHRSLLMLDEYPNYQDFLLGHNRESEDEDIFNEVDFEKFEIQHQQRLKQVFDVLPNLKYEQQLFIKLCLKYSFSYDRISYHLGGISDYEIAKMVEKSIVAIKSILVSTKKIERPVSLKTPIVFEGNLDAEQLEILNLRYELQYSFEQIAAALNLSQAHVQQQFLNAFASIKKSKTKINHKVRQSSTRQLQTYNLELRKAM; encoded by the coding sequence ATGAGAGCTAAACTAATTAATCTGAATTTTCGGCTATACAAGATTGGCGACGAGGCAGGATTTGCCTACTTATATAATACATATTATAAAATTTACTTCTGGCAAAGTATGCGTATGGTTAAAAATAATGTTGTAGCGGATAGCATAACACAGGAAGCATTTCTTAAGTTGTGGTTAATGCGAGATAATATTTCTGACTTGAATTCAGTAACATCGTTCCTTTCTGATCAAACCAAAAGTAATAGTCGCTCATATTACAAGAAATCCTCTACTCAATTTCATAGAAGTTTGCTAATGCTTGATGAATATCCCAATTATCAAGATTTTTTGTTAGGGCATAATCGTGAGTCGGAGGATGAAGATATATTTAACGAAGTTGATTTTGAAAAATTTGAAATTCAACATCAGCAAAGACTTAAACAAGTTTTCGATGTCTTACCGAATCTAAAATATGAGCAGCAGTTATTTATTAAACTATGTCTAAAATATTCATTTAGCTACGATAGAATATCTTATCATTTAGGAGGAATATCAGACTACGAAATAGCCAAAATGGTTGAAAAGTCTATTGTAGCAATTAAATCCATTCTAGTTAGTACGAAGAAGATTGAAAGGCCTGTATCGCTAAAGACACCCATTGTATTTGAGGGAAATTTAGACGCGGAGCAGCTTGAAATTTTGAACCTGAGATATGAATTACAATATAGTTTTGAACAAATCGCCGCTGCTCTTAACCTTTCACAAGCACATGTACAACAACAATTTCTCAATGCTTTTGCATCCATAAAAAAGTCGAAAACCAAGATCAATCATAAGGTAAGGCAATCCTCTACCCGACAACTTCAAACATACAATCTTGAATTAAGAAAGGCAATGTAA
- the istA gene encoding IS21 family transposase — translation MSKIRQILRMYTQGRSKLSIAAQIGVSRNTAKKYFAAFDASGFTFEEINTLNDKELEDFFGKSNERPPDKRMLALQRCFPQIDKELKRVGMNRRILWEAYIKEFPDGYGYTQFCFLFNQWKARVNPTMHLDHKAGDKMYVDYAGEKMSITDKETGEVITVEVFVAILGASQLTYAEAVLSQQKEDFIAACENALHFYGGIPSAIVPDNLKAAVIKSNRYEPTLNETFADFADHYGTTILPARAYRPRDKALVEGAVKIIYSRIYAPVRKEIYHTLAELNAAIKTALEAHNSQPLKGRNYSRRLQFEEVERQALSPLPALRYEFKRQHQATVMKNGHVCLGTDKHYYSVPYRFIGKKVKLLYSRTNVEVYYHYERIAMHRRIKSPYSYTTDKDHLASTHRFMTEWTPDKFLDWAGTIDEDVRLYILKILDRKQHPEQAYRSCIGVLSLARKAGNERLASACRRALGYGIYNYKTIQQILENKMDSYEDSLFADELPMPSHDNIRGENYYK, via the coding sequence ATGAGCAAGATCAGACAGATTTTAAGGATGTACACCCAAGGCCGCAGCAAGCTCTCCATCGCTGCCCAGATCGGCGTGTCCCGCAATACGGCAAAGAAGTACTTTGCCGCCTTCGATGCCAGTGGCTTTACGTTCGAGGAGATTAACACGCTTAATGATAAAGAACTGGAGGACTTCTTTGGCAAAAGCAACGAGCGGCCTCCGGATAAGCGTATGCTCGCCCTGCAGCGCTGCTTTCCCCAGATAGACAAAGAACTCAAGCGCGTCGGCATGAACCGCCGCATCCTCTGGGAAGCCTATATCAAAGAGTTCCCTGACGGGTATGGATACACCCAGTTCTGCTTTCTTTTCAACCAGTGGAAAGCGCGCGTCAACCCGACCATGCATCTGGACCACAAGGCCGGAGACAAGATGTATGTGGACTATGCGGGTGAAAAGATGAGCATTACGGACAAAGAAACCGGCGAGGTCATTACGGTAGAGGTATTTGTAGCTATTCTTGGTGCCAGCCAGCTGACCTATGCTGAAGCTGTTCTGAGCCAGCAAAAAGAGGACTTTATAGCGGCCTGTGAGAATGCCCTGCACTTTTATGGCGGCATACCTTCGGCCATCGTTCCGGATAACCTGAAAGCTGCTGTCATTAAAAGCAACCGCTATGAGCCAACCTTGAACGAAACGTTTGCTGACTTTGCAGATCACTATGGGACCACCATCTTACCCGCCCGGGCGTACCGTCCCCGCGACAAGGCCTTGGTGGAAGGTGCCGTTAAGATCATCTACAGCCGCATTTACGCACCGGTACGTAAGGAGATTTACCACACGCTGGCTGAACTGAACGCAGCCATCAAAACAGCGCTGGAAGCACACAACAGCCAGCCGCTCAAAGGCCGCAATTACAGCAGAAGGCTTCAGTTCGAAGAGGTCGAGCGCCAGGCACTCTCGCCCTTACCGGCATTGCGTTATGAGTTCAAACGGCAGCATCAGGCCACCGTAATGAAGAATGGGCATGTCTGCCTGGGCACCGACAAACACTATTACAGCGTACCGTACCGCTTCATTGGCAAAAAGGTCAAGCTGCTGTACTCCCGAACCAATGTCGAGGTGTATTACCATTATGAACGCATTGCCATGCACCGGCGCATCAAAAGCCCTTACAGCTATACCACCGATAAGGATCACCTGGCTTCCACGCACCGCTTTATGACGGAATGGACACCCGACAAGTTCCTGGACTGGGCGGGCACCATTGATGAGGATGTGCGGCTTTATATCCTGAAGATACTCGACCGCAAGCAGCATCCCGAGCAGGCCTACCGCTCCTGCATTGGTGTGCTGAGTTTGGCGCGCAAAGCCGGTAACGAACGGCTGGCCAGTGCCTGCAGGCGGGCGCTCGGGTATGGCATTTACAACTATAAGACCATTCAGCAGATACTGGAAAACAAGATGGACAGCTACGAGGACAGCTTATTTGCTGACGAGCTGCCCATGCCCAGCCATGATAATATCCGGGGAGAGAACTACTACAAATAG
- a CDS encoding DUF6660 family protein, whose product MKVVCLILAFFVLILSGRPCCADRECETKSKVTKSVNDHQTRKERECEGCSPFFSCGSCVGFIISKPVIHQLEFIAEQPQQNYAPYCQPDPKTVSLAIWQPPQLS is encoded by the coding sequence GTGAAAGTAGTCTGCTTGATCCTTGCTTTTTTTGTCCTGATCTTGTCGGGCAGGCCTTGTTGTGCAGATCGGGAATGTGAAACAAAAAGCAAAGTAACCAAGTCAGTAAACGATCACCAAACGCGTAAAGAAAGAGAGTGTGAGGGTTGTTCACCTTTCTTTTCTTGCGGTTCATGTGTCGGCTTTATTATATCAAAACCGGTTATCCATCAGTTAGAATTCATTGCCGAACAGCCTCAGCAAAATTACGCGCCCTACTGTCAGCCTGACCCAAAGACTGTTTCCCTTGCCATTTGGCAACCCCCACAATTGAGTTAA
- a CDS encoding serine hydrolase domain-containing protein, producing MFNLSAFYSAHLFHYFQHILFDIQNMTFKKNIYLFYSIVILLSVQFISAFGQPIDKKTPAEKVFYEWLTAINSGSAQQIEAYKTTYHKKWSVQSMLDTWERTGGYQVVRVEKNSPLNLTVLIQEKESDALHRESITVDTGGNTTNVKMMIEDISRPSDLAIYRLSQSEAIKALIKRADTLTMAGKFSGAILVTSGKKILLKRAWGEMDKDKHILNTSQTKFRNGSMNKMFTAIAILQLVEKGKVSMDGTVGDYVKDYPNKDIAGVTVRRLLNHTGGTGDIFGPEFDANRANLKDNADYVKLYGSRGSDQTKGFSYSNYGFVLLGEIISRVSHMSYYNYVDKYIFKPAQMNSTGELPENVHVPMRSTGYMRVKGAWVKNDETLPYRGMAAGGGYSTIDDMLRFVNALKTGKLIPKPMLRLATKPYYHDAPSGYGYGLGFELYGNKQLTSFGHEGGADGMNGELRVFPMLDRVIVVLSNLDPPSAHRLVDYYSLRMPTE from the coding sequence TTGTTCAACTTATCAGCTTTTTATAGTGCTCATTTATTTCATTACTTTCAACATATTTTATTCGATATTCAAAATATGACTTTTAAAAAAAACATTTATTTATTTTATTCGATAGTGATCTTACTATCAGTGCAATTCATCTCGGCTTTTGGCCAGCCGATAGACAAGAAAACTCCTGCTGAAAAAGTGTTTTATGAATGGTTAACCGCTATTAATTCGGGTAGTGCACAGCAAATAGAAGCGTATAAAACCACTTATCATAAAAAATGGTCGGTACAAAGCATGCTCGATACCTGGGAACGAACAGGAGGCTATCAGGTAGTGCGGGTAGAAAAAAACTCCCCCTTAAATCTTACTGTATTAATTCAGGAAAAAGAGTCGGACGCTTTGCATCGGGAAAGTATAACGGTAGATACGGGCGGTAATACAACCAATGTTAAAATGATGATTGAAGATATAAGCCGCCCTTCGGATTTGGCTATCTATAGGTTGTCACAAAGTGAAGCAATCAAAGCGTTGATAAAACGCGCGGATACGCTTACAATGGCCGGTAAGTTTTCTGGAGCAATATTGGTTACTTCAGGTAAAAAAATATTATTAAAGCGTGCCTGGGGAGAAATGGATAAGGATAAGCATATATTGAATACAAGCCAAACAAAGTTTCGCAACGGGTCTATGAATAAGATGTTTACCGCAATTGCCATACTGCAGTTGGTTGAAAAGGGAAAGGTATCAATGGATGGCACGGTTGGAGATTATGTTAAAGATTATCCAAATAAAGATATTGCCGGGGTAACTGTCCGCAGATTGCTAAACCATACCGGTGGCACGGGTGATATCTTCGGTCCCGAGTTTGATGCTAATCGGGCCAATCTCAAAGATAATGCTGATTACGTCAAATTATATGGATCAAGAGGCAGTGATCAGACCAAAGGATTTTCCTATTCCAATTACGGCTTTGTTCTGCTTGGAGAAATCATCAGCAGGGTAAGCCATATGTCTTATTATAATTATGTAGACAAATATATCTTTAAGCCTGCCCAAATGAACAGCACAGGTGAGTTACCTGAAAACGTTCACGTTCCCATGCGCTCAACTGGATATATGCGAGTGAAAGGGGCTTGGGTAAAGAATGATGAAACTTTACCTTATAGGGGTATGGCTGCGGGTGGCGGTTATTCTACAATAGATGACATGTTAAGATTTGTTAACGCGCTCAAAACCGGGAAGCTTATACCGAAACCGATGCTGCGCTTGGCAACGAAGCCTTACTATCACGACGCTCCATCAGGCTACGGATATGGGCTGGGTTTTGAACTATATGGTAACAAACAATTAACCAGCTTCGGCCATGAGGGTGGCGCAGATGGCATGAATGGTGAATTGCGTGTTTTTCCAATGCTTGATCGCGTGATCGTTGTGCTAAGCAATTTAGATCCACCTTCCGCGCATCGCCTTGTTGATTACTATTCCCTCCGCATGCCAACAGAATAA
- a CDS encoding DUF932 domain-containing protein, whose translation MAHQLNFNQKTDKHNFMSVKDKAWHGLGQIIDRYPTSSEAIQHAGLDYIVEKRPLFTYDTANHLGEGSDDIIIPEITVPNFFATVRADTEQVLGVVGNDYEVVQNRDAFSFFDAIVGGGNGILYETAGALGNGERVFITAKLPDYIRVGVKDWIEQYLFLTTSHDGLGSITAAFTPIRIVCNNTLNAAMRNHSGAIKIRHTASAAERLKHAHTLMGISRELSHEMEGLFNQWAKVRITDAEVKKLIQIAMASNKQVLENLAEGKLDQLSTHYTNIVDSVYEYALGSPTQQIETNAGTVFGAYNAVTGYFQNVRSFKSEEAKFKSIMDGTAKQRAQVAFNLCKDFATHGGEALIYN comes from the coding sequence ATGGCACATCAACTCAATTTTAATCAGAAAACAGACAAGCACAATTTTATGAGTGTCAAGGATAAGGCCTGGCATGGCTTAGGACAAATTATTGACCGCTACCCGACCAGCAGTGAAGCCATTCAGCATGCCGGTTTGGACTATATTGTAGAGAAACGACCCTTATTCACCTATGATACTGCGAACCATTTAGGCGAAGGCAGCGACGATATTATCATACCTGAAATAACAGTACCTAATTTCTTTGCGACCGTCAGGGCAGACACCGAGCAGGTTTTAGGCGTTGTCGGCAATGATTACGAAGTTGTGCAGAACCGGGATGCTTTTTCATTCTTTGACGCCATTGTCGGCGGTGGTAACGGCATACTATATGAAACGGCTGGTGCATTGGGCAATGGCGAGCGGGTTTTTATTACCGCGAAACTGCCTGATTATATCCGTGTTGGCGTTAAAGACTGGATAGAACAGTATCTGTTTTTAACAACCTCGCACGATGGATTAGGCAGTATCACGGCAGCGTTTACGCCCATTCGCATCGTATGCAACAACACGCTTAACGCAGCCATGCGTAATCATTCGGGGGCTATTAAAATTCGGCATACGGCCTCGGCAGCCGAACGTTTGAAACATGCGCATACTTTGATGGGTATCAGCAGGGAGTTGAGCCACGAAATGGAAGGCTTGTTTAACCAGTGGGCGAAGGTGCGAATTACCGATGCAGAGGTGAAAAAGTTGATACAGATTGCTATGGCATCGAATAAACAAGTACTGGAGAACTTAGCCGAGGGTAAGTTGGATCAGCTTTCTACACATTACACGAACATCGTCGACAGCGTTTATGAGTATGCTTTAGGCAGCCCGACCCAGCAGATCGAGACGAACGCAGGAACAGTATTTGGCGCGTACAATGCCGTGACTGGTTACTTTCAAAATGTACGCAGCTTCAAAAGCGAGGAAGCCAAATTTAAATCCATTATGGACGGCACAGCCAAGCAACGGGCGCAGGTTGCATTTAACTTGTGCAAGGATTTTGCAACTCACGGCGGTGAAGCATTAATTTACAACTAA
- a CDS encoding helix-turn-helix domain-containing protein, protein MAETIHIGRKISRLRELRGLKQDALAAELGISQQAISKIEQSESLEDETLERIAKALGTTPDAVKHFNEDSIFNNMNNTFHDNSILNNSNYQCTFNPLDKVVELYERLLKSEQEKVELMKKKE, encoded by the coding sequence ATGGCAGAAACAATTCATATTGGCAGAAAAATCAGTCGCTTAAGAGAGCTTAGAGGTTTAAAACAGGATGCACTTGCGGCCGAATTAGGAATATCTCAACAGGCCATATCTAAAATCGAGCAAAGTGAAAGTCTGGAAGACGAAACCTTAGAAAGGATTGCGAAAGCTTTAGGCACTACCCCAGATGCCGTGAAACATTTCAATGAAGATTCGATATTCAATAACATGAATAATACCTTTCATGACAACAGCATTCTAAATAATAGTAATTATCAATGCACCTTTAACCCTTTAGATAAGGTTGTCGAATTATATGAGCGCCTTTTAAAAAGTGAGCAAGAGAAGGTTGAATTAATGAAAAAGAAGGAATAA
- a CDS encoding DUF4138 domain-containing protein, with amino-acid sequence MKRLTVIFFLALIGKIAFAQDTAYVSHDKATALFFQGPVKVLGSQSSKYVITDKGNGVLTIKAVASNFKNVTLSVQDQSTKKVYSIPVAYSYGRAGRRIGYGKTLVSNLVNDRPELAEETIAQQIASGKRADVATHEKTGGIKAWINKVSLAGNRIYLRLDLRNRSNLPYGIDFVRFYIRDRKTVDRMATHEQEIVPLYSTLRSRTAVVKDHEVAKVFAFKRFSLSEDEALFIEVYERSGNRHLYLQIRQDNLDNIKVIPVPSRTPLTLAAN; translated from the coding sequence ATGAAAAGATTAACAGTTATATTTTTCCTTGCGTTGATAGGGAAAATAGCGTTTGCACAGGACACTGCCTATGTAAGCCACGACAAGGCAACAGCATTATTTTTTCAAGGGCCAGTAAAAGTGCTCGGCAGCCAAAGCAGCAAGTACGTGATTACGGACAAAGGCAATGGGGTGTTAACGATTAAAGCAGTCGCGTCGAATTTTAAAAATGTTACGCTCAGTGTTCAGGATCAAAGCACCAAAAAAGTCTACAGCATTCCGGTAGCTTATTCTTATGGACGAGCAGGACGACGGATTGGTTACGGTAAAACGCTTGTGAGTAATCTTGTAAATGACAGGCCGGAACTTGCTGAAGAGACAATTGCACAACAGATAGCATCAGGAAAACGTGCAGATGTAGCTACTCATGAAAAAACGGGAGGTATAAAAGCCTGGATCAATAAAGTTTCGCTTGCAGGTAACCGGATCTATTTGCGGCTGGATCTGCGAAATCGCTCGAACCTGCCTTACGGAATTGATTTTGTCCGATTCTATATTCGTGACCGCAAAACCGTGGACCGGATGGCAACCCACGAACAGGAGATTGTGCCGCTTTACAGCACTTTACGTAGTCGTACAGCCGTGGTCAAAGACCATGAAGTTGCGAAAGTATTTGCCTTTAAAAGGTTTTCACTATCGGAAGACGAGGCGCTATTCATCGAGGTTTACGAGCGTTCGGGTAACCGGCACCTTTATTTACAGATCAGGCAGGACAATCTAGATAATATCAAGGTCATCCCGGTACCATCAAGGACTCCGCTGACGCTGGCCGCTAATTAA
- the traK gene encoding conjugative transposon protein TraK has translation MRRNQVVNISVFSTFAADRKDNIPVEARDHIKMFHHYFFTLDPDEKVINANIGKALYLADESAKNQYNDFKEKSYYNNLISGNISQQVVVDSVQLDIDQYPYYFKCFATQKLIRATSTINRSLVTQGYLRNVARSDNNPHGFLIQHWETLANRDTTLQHQ, from the coding sequence TTGCGCCGGAATCAGGTGGTCAATATCAGCGTATTCTCCACCTTTGCAGCAGATCGCAAAGATAATATCCCTGTTGAGGCAAGGGATCACATCAAAATGTTTCATCATTACTTTTTCACGCTTGACCCTGATGAAAAAGTGATCAACGCGAACATTGGAAAAGCACTATATCTGGCCGATGAAAGCGCCAAAAATCAATACAACGATTTTAAGGAAAAGAGCTACTATAACAACCTTATCTCGGGTAATATCAGCCAACAAGTTGTGGTGGACAGTGTTCAACTCGACATTGATCAGTATCCTTATTACTTCAAATGCTTTGCTACGCAAAAGCTTATCCGCGCTACATCGACGATCAATCGCAGTCTGGTTACCCAGGGTTATCTCAGAAATGTGGCACGTTCAGATAATAACCCTCACGGATTTCTGATACAGCATTGGGAAACATTAGCCAACAGGGATACCACGCTTCAACACCAATAG